The following are from one region of the Aspergillus chevalieri M1 DNA, chromosome 1, nearly complete sequence genome:
- a CDS encoding uncharacterized protein (COG:D;~EggNog:ENOG410PR0S;~InterPro:IPR011009;~PFAM:PF12330): MSSPAIFATPTRDPQPTTKRRTAGRRVYGKRKADAPRAVFEHKSPPKETAKVADNVVVDAVDGLQAKMASVTIESRAAKNEKRRQAKKEAKKDFDEFSVPCGAEEPVKEEPDAPKSEPDTAEIEPQMEEVHAEQPPLESTTKEPQCEMIASVEISPRKPIPESAEQKLQDETATQPRRQAAPARKKKPTPRLSSGCVQDEKANEYARSILNEALSPIAAQGVQKFGSWAARGGNMLQVVKLAEGSYGEVYKLRLREEVCKQEMSKSKLAKLRAYGDGVFKVVPLRAVKGLGSKKFTSVDEIVSEVKMLKYLDPIPGFARFREIHVVQGRFPESFQEAWDYYKKTKDDCLNPNPANKRAYPDSQMWAIIEMDDAGCELEKFCWSSVFQIYDIFWGVAMALARAEEYALFEHRDLHLGNVCIRSTRSDGRMDPPTDLEIVSRTHSSGYGFSTLETTLIDYSLSRAELRLSEDPNAPPEVASSDLDKKQLFDAIGHDEDDALLRDTYRHMRSELYTGNPANPEKPADVPGIWSEYAPGTNIVWLRFLLKNLLKNKKEDVQPTQPQTTQRKPLAPCSSNKQNIIISKQPGQKQGKDSGNKPLVQRIDTAETQLQVTQWRKILDDRLEAVLDLLDLEHRHEDMCCAADLVAYAIDSQWLDEEDFF, encoded by the exons ATGTCCTCCCCCGCGATTTTCGCGACACCCACCCGAGATCCCCAACCCACAACGAAGAGGCGCACTGCCGGTAGAAGGGTATACGGAAAGCGCAAAGCAGACGCACCGCGAGCGGTGTTCGAGCACAAGAGTCCGCCCAAGGAAACAGCAAAGGTCGCGGACAATGTCGTGGTGGATGCGGTGGATGGCCTGCAGGCCAAGATGGCCAGTGTCACGATAGAGTCGCGGGCGGCGAAGAATGAAAAGAGAAGGCAAGCAAAGAAGGAAGCCAAAAAGGATTTTGATGAGTTTTCTGTTCCCTGCGGCGCAGAGGAGCCTGTGAAGGAAGAGCCTGATGCGCCGAAATCAGAGCCGGACACCGCGGAGATCGAGCCACAGATGGAGGAGGTCCACGCCGAGCAACCGCCCCTGGAGAGCACGACAAAGGAACCACAATGCGAGATGATTGCCAGTGTCGAAATAAGCCCCAGGAAGCCAATCCCCGAATCAGCCGAACAGAAACTGCAAGACGAGACAGCCACACAACCCAGAAGACAGGCCGCCCCcgcaaggaagaagaaacccACCCCGCGATTATCATCCGGTTGCGTCCAAGACGAGAAAGCCAACGAATACGCCCGTTCAATTCTCAACGAAGCTTTATCGCCGATCGCCGCACAGGGTGTGCAGAAGTTCGGCTCATGGGCTGCTCGTGGGGGTAATATGCTGCAGGTGGTGAAGCTCGCGGAGGGATCATACGGTGAAGTCTACAAGTTGCGCCTCCGGGAAGAGGTTTGTAAGCAGGAAATGTCGAAGTCGAAATTGGCGAAGCTGCGCGCGTACGGTGATGGTGTGTTCAAAGTGGTTCCGCTGCGAGCTGTGAAGGGTCTTGGTTCGAAGAAGTTCACCAGTGTCGATGAAATCGTGTCAGAGGTCAAGATGCTCAAGTATCTCGACCCGATTCCTGGATTTGCTCGGTTCAGGGAGATCCATGTCGTCCAGGGTCGTTTCCCGGAGTCGTTCCAGGAGGCATGGGACTACTACAAGAAGACTAAAGATGATTGTTTGAACCCGAACCCCGCGAACAAGAGGGCGTACCCAGACTCACAGATGTGGGCAATTATTGAGATGGATGATGCCGGATGTGAATTGGAGAAATTTTGTTGGTCGTCCGTGTTCCAGATCTACGATATATTCTGGGGTGTTGCGATGGCTCTTGCACGCGCGGAGGAATACGCATTGTTCGAG CATCGGGATCTCCATCTTGGAAATGTTTGCATTCGATCTACGCGCTCAGACGGCCGCATGGATCCGCCTACCGATCTCGAGATTGTATCACGAACGCATTCCAGTGGCTACGGTTTCAGCACCCTCGAAACAACTCTTATTGATTACTCGCTTTCTCGTGCTGAGTTGCGGCTCAGTGAGGATCCAAATGCACCACCCGAAGTGGCTTCTTCGGATCTGGACAAGAAGCAACTATTCGATGCTATCGGCCATGATGAGGACGACGCCTTGCTGCGAGACACATATAGACA TATGCGCTCTGAGCTATATACCGGAAACCCAGCAAACCCAGAAAAGCCAGCAGATGTCCCTGGAATCTGGTCAGAATACGCCCCCGGAACCAATATTGTCTGGCTCCGTTTCCTACTCAAAAACCTACTGAAGAATAAGAAGGAGGACGTCCAGCCAACACAACCACAAACAACACAACGAAAGCCTCTGGCACCCTGCTCATCAAACAAGCAGAACATCATAATCAGCAAACAGCCTGGACAGAAGCAAGGGAAGGACTCTGGGAACAAGCCTCTTGTACAAAGGATAGACACCGCAGAAACACAGCTACAGGTCACTCAGTGGAGGAAGATTCTCGACGATAGACTAGAAGCTGTCCTTGACTTGTTGGATCTCGAGCATCGTCACGAGGATATGTGTTGTGCTGCCGATTTGGTGGCATATGCGATTGACTCGCAGTGGTtggacgaggaggatttcTTTTGA
- a CDS encoding xenobiotic compound monooxygenase, DszA family (COG:C;~EggNog:ENOG410PGZ7;~InterPro:IPR011251,IPR016215,IPR036661;~PFAM:PF00296;~go_function: GO:0004497 - monooxygenase activity [Evidence IEA];~go_function: GO:0016705 - oxidoreductase activity, acting on paired donors, with incorporation or reduction of molecular oxygen [Evidence IEA];~go_process: GO:0055114 - oxidation-reduction process [Evidence IEA]), which produces MGDIGATTNATAEANGYEVPQRKKQILLNAFDMSTVGHLSPGQWKNPNDKSATKRKLDYWIELAQLLERGGINALFLADTYGGYDTYQGKLDECIRRAAQWPVTDPTIPISAMAAVTKNLAFGITSSTSFEPPFLLAKRFSTLDHLTGGRVGWNIVTSWKKAAFKAIGLDSPIEHDERYAQADEYLRVVYKLWEGSWAPDALSPNPEADSYVDPDKVRTIEHKGKYFNLNTRHIVDPSPQRTPFLFQAGTSPAGSNFAATHAEAVFVSSHSPTLLRKKIANIRNLAAEKNRDPQSVKFFATFTPIIAETDEAAWAKYEELKKYASIEGGLVLFSGWTGIDISRIPLDQDITAADSLEAHKVTSILDAFTTTSKEIPKWTPRVVAERASFGGLGPLTIGSAATVADELERWFEEGDLDGFNLGYVTTPGTFEEVVDLLVPELRRRGVYPGPLPEGERLTAREKVYGKGQSGLREDHVGSGYKYDSYEETVAKEGEVKEGA; this is translated from the exons ATGGGCGATATTGGAGCTACGACTAATGCTACCGCTGAGGCTAATGGCTACGAAGTGCCACAGCGGAAGAAGCAGATCCTGCTGAATGCTTTCGATATGTCAACCGTGGGGCATTTATCGCCTGGTCAGTGGAAA AATCCCAATGACAAATCCGCGACGAAGCGCAAGCTTGATTACTGGATTGAATTGGCTCAGCTTCTCGAACGTGGTGGTATCAATGCCCTGTTCCTTGCTGATACGTACGGCGGCTATGATACCTACCAAGGAAAGCTGGATGAGTGTATTCGACGAGCAGCCCAGTGGCCTGTTACGGATCCTACCATT CCCATTTCCGCCATGGCAGCCGTGACCAAGAACCTGGCATTCGGTATCACGTCGTCGACATCGTTCGAACCACCATTCCTGCTGGCAAAGCGGTTCTCGACATTGGATCATTTGACGGGTGGTCGTGTTGGATGGAACATTGTTACGTCGTGGAAGAAGGCTGCGTTTAAGGCGATTGGCCTTGACAGCCCAATCGAGCACGATGAGAGATATGCTCAAGCAGATGAGTATCTGCGGGTTGTATACAA ACTGTGGGAAGGCTCCTGGGCTCCCGACGCCCTCTCCCCCAACCCCGAAGCAGATTCCTACGTCGACCCCGACAAAGTCCGCACAATCGAGCACAAGGGCAAATACTTCAACCTCAATACCCGCCACATCGTCGACCCCTCACCCCAACGCACgcccttcctcttccaagCAGGCACCTCACCAGCAGGATCAAACTTCGCCGCCACCCACGCTGAAGCAGTCTTCGTCTCAAGCCACTCGCCAACGCTCCTCCGCAAGAAAATTGCCAACATCCGCAACCTAGCCGCGGAGAAGAACCGCGATCCGCAATCGGTCAAGTTCTTTGCGACATTTACACCTATCATCGCGGAAACGGATGAAGCGGCGTGGGCAAAGTACGAGGAACTCAAGAAATACGCTTCCATCGAAGGTGGCCTGGTGCTCTTCAGCGGCTGGACGGGCATCGACATCTCTCGCATCCCGCTGGACCAGGACATCACCGCCGCAGACTCCCTCGAAGCACACAAAGTAACATCCATCCTCGACGCCTTCACAACTACCTCCAAGGAGATCCCCAAATGGACACCTCGCGTTGTCGCGGAGCGCGCTTCGTTCGGCGGTCTGGGCCCACTGACCATCGGCAGTGCTGCGACCGTCGCAGACGAATTAGAACGCTGGTTCGAAGAGGGTGATCTTGATGGGTTTAATTTGGGATATGTGACTACGCCGGGGACGTTCGAGGAGGTTGTTGATCTGTTGGTGCCGGAGTTGAGGAGACGAGGTGTGTATCCGGGGCCGTTGCCGGAGGGGGAGCGGTTGACGGCTAGGGAGAAGGTGTATGGGAAGGGGCAGAGTGGGTTGAGGGAGGATCATGTGGGGAGTGGATATAAGTACGATAGTTATGAGGAGACTGTTGCGAAGGAGGGTGAGGTTAAGGAGGGGGCGTGA
- a CDS encoding chitin deacetylase (CAZy:CE4;~COG:G;~EggNog:ENOG410PP58;~InterPro:IPR002509,IPR011330;~PFAM:PF01522;~go_function: GO:0003824 - catalytic activity [Evidence IEA];~go_function: GO:0016810 - hydrolase activity, acting on carbon-nitrogen (but not peptide) bonds [Evidence IEA];~go_process: GO:0005975 - carbohydrate metabolic process [Evidence IEA]) — protein MVSLRYLPAYAYALFAASITTAAPAPIASQAASSATAKTAVAVGAVIDRCTTPGTIALTFDDGPFQYTADLLELLSQNGAPATFFLNGQNMGNIYDYAEVVQRMHNEGHQIASHTWSHPYLTSLDYNGIVSQMTQLENAFQEIVGVKPAYMRPPYLATNDVVLGALADLGYHVISCSIDTKDYENDDPSLIANSVNKFNAELNAGGNIVLSHDVHEQTVYTLAQAMLNEIKARGLTPVTVAECLGDLNGWYR, from the exons ATGGTTTCCCTTCGCTATCTCCCGGCCTACGCCTACGCTCTCTTCGCTGCCTCTATTACCACCGCAGCACCTGCACCCATTGCCTCTCAAGCCGCGTCGAGCGCCACAGCCAAGACTGCTGTCGCCGTCGGTGCCGTCATCGATCGATGCACGACCCCCGGTACGATAGCCCTTACCTTCGATGACGGGCCGTTCCAGTACACTGCCGATCTCCTCGAGCTCCTTAGCCAGAACGGAGCCCCAGCGACGTTCTTCCTTAATGGACAGAATATGGGGAATATCTATGACTACGCGGAGGTTGTCCAGCGGATGCATAATGAGGGACATCAGATTGCGTCTCATAC ATGGAGCCACCCCTACCTCACCTCGCTCGACTACAACGGCATCGTGTCGCAGATGACCCAGCTTGAGAATGCGTTTCAGGAAATCGTCGGCGTCAAGCCCGCCTACATGAGGCCGCCGTATCTTGCTACTAACGACGTCGTGCTGGGTGCTTTGGCAGATCTCGGGTACCATGTTATCAGCTGCAGCATCGACACGAAGGATTACGAGAATGATGACCCCAGTTTGATTGCCAACAGTGTGAACAAGTTCAACGCTGAGTTGAATGCTGGAGGTAATATCGTTTTGTCGCATGATGTGCATGAGCAGACGGTGTATACTCTGGCGCAGGCTATGTTGAATGAGATTAAGGCTAGGGGGTTGACTC CTGTTACGGTGGCAGAATGCTTGGGTGATTTGAATGGGTGGTACCGGTAG
- the MDM34 gene encoding MDM34 family protein (BUSCO:EOG09261S0S;~COG:M;~EggNog:ENOG410PIAF;~InterPro:IPR031468,IPR027536;~go_component: GO:0032865 - ERMES complex [Evidence IEA];~go_function: GO:0008289 - lipid binding [Evidence IEA];~go_process: GO:0007005 - mitochondrion organization [Evidence IEA]), translated as MAFNFNWSPLMADASFYTRAQELLTAALNKSPKPPIIVDDIIVTELNLGSIPPELEILEIGDLAEDRFRGIFKMSYTGDAFLTLKTRVQANPLNTYLMTRPSFASPLPLAAATPLTIPLQITLSDFKLSGFVILVFSKQKGITVVFRNDPLESLKVSSTFDSIPFVRDFLQREIEAQLRILFMDELPAIIHRLSLRLWVPEYRAKEEMQNQMNTTPTPTEGPGHDPLASPPQDPVDSSGNALDESEIASLSLDSAVETHSLFSQKNLLSLATLTDSQRTLSLFTPSIQQVVYRAWTSSDQNDLSASVMSPISPALSRTQSQTGSMSTFLDNASTISAQSRTPTGPTQSFSSYGLSLGAGRHSKAHARRRKKRVVDLRNRPTTPDDSASASVSDEITYTESASAPSVSSAPLPAVHEQPDDPVTPPLSPESDQRLPAIPERRRMSLSRSLPRRDISNEILRDQTGPSEPPRNTFKTDDASVTVGGVRPAPHQEAGPSSGPTHQLSAAGLPFPHDSPTGSSIVDQVLVEKLAGEIARRMRDEKLMAPNSCGSFWDHGPPEETPPPAYGQ; from the exons ATGGCGTTCAACTTCAACTGGTCGCCGCTCATGGCGGACGCGAGTTTCTACACTCGTGCCCAAGAGCTTCTGACTGCTGCTCTCAATAAATCGCCTAAACCACCGATTATCGTCGACGATATTATCGTGACCGAGTTGAATTTGGGCTCGATCCCTCCCGAATTGGAAATTCTCGAGATCGGCGATTTGGCGGAGGATCGGTTCCGAGGAATCTTCAAGATGTCATACACCGGAGACGCCTTTTTGACGCTGAAGACCAGAGTCCAGGCGAATCCTCTCAACACCTATCTCATGACACGCCCATCCTTCGCATCGCCACTACCGCTGGCTGCAGC GACTCCCCTTACTATTCCCTTACAGATCACCCTCTCCGATTTCAAACTCTCCGGTTTTGTTATattggtcttctccaagcAGAAAGGAATCACCGTCGTCTTCCGAAATGACCCGCTCGAGTCGCTTAAGGTCTCCTCCACGTTCGATTCGATCCCATTCGTCCGTGACTTCTTGCAACGGGAAATCGAGGCCCAACTCCGCATACTGTTCATGGACGAGCTGCCGGCTATTATCCATCGCCTATCGCTACGGCTATGGGTTCCGGAATATCGGGCAAAGGAGGAGATGCAGAACCAGATGAATACAACCCCAACTCCCACTGAAGGTCCTGGGCACGATCCTCTTGCCAGTCCGCCTCAAGATCCCGTCGATTCATCAGGCAATGCATTGGACGAGTCGGAAATCGCGTCGTTATCGCTGGATTCAGCCGTCGAAACACACTCGCTGTTCTCCCAGAAGAACCTTCTTAGCCTGGCGACTCTGACGGACTCCCAGCGCACACTGTCACTCTTTACCCCGTCGATTCAACAAGTCGTATACCGTGCATGGACATCATCCGATCAGAACGATTTGTCTGCCAGCGTCATGTCGCCAATAAGCCCCGCTCTCTCAAGAACTCAGTCGCAGACTGGCAGCATGTCGACTTTCTTGGACAACGCGAGTACAATCTCAGCCCAAAGCAGGACACCCACGGGACCCACTCAGTCCTTTAGCAGCTATGGCCTGAGCTTGGGAGCCGGTCGTCATTCCAAAGCACATGCCAGAAGGCGGAAGAAGCGCGTGGTCGACCTCCGTAATCGCCCAACGACACCCGACGACTCCGCTAGCGCGAGCGTGAGCGACGAAATCACCTACACGGAGAGCGCCAGTGCTCCTTCAGTTAGTTCCGCTCCGCTGCCGGCCGTCCATGAACAGCCTGACGACCCGGTTACCCCGCCATTGTCGCCTGAGAGTGACCAGCGCCTCCCCGCCATCCCCGAGAGACGTCGTATGAGCCTCTCGCGCTCCTTGCCTCGCCGCGACATCTCGAATGAAATCCTCCGTGATCAAACTGGGCCTTCTGAACCTCCTCGGAACACCTTCAAGACTGACGACGCGAGTGTGACTGTTGGGGGCGTCCGCCCTGCACCTCACCAGGAAGCCGGTCCCTCTTCGGGCCCTACACACCAGCTTTCTGCGGCAGGCCTTCCATTTCCCCATGATAGCCCGACCGGTAGTAGCATTGTTGACCAAGTCTTGGTCGAGAAACTGGCGGGTGAAATCGCACGCCGTATGCGTGACGAGAAACTAATGGCACCAAACTCTTGTGGTTCATTCTGGGACCACGGTCCACCGGAAGaaacaccaccaccggcTTATGGCCAGTGA
- a CDS encoding CCDC47 family protein (COG:S;~EggNog:ENOG410PI15;~InterPro:IPR012879;~PFAM:PF07946;~TransMembrane:1 (o72-91i)) gives MSGILKNVFGGAESSGAVKPDDEFADFVEAPQPSPASILGSSSTPAASPSDGATVPYTAWYRVWERTSPKDFMQEAMVLPFIILIVAFHLWGTRKNRRKAKEWAKAHATALRNEFAVVGFGGLQGAATPELASADSLLKEKSPQEFISYATGRQNVAFVDISVKLPKRYNPVTYWMDYAFSFFWESWPAPAEKIEATSYAFDGKEKELVPVPAKDPSSLKVNNSAYDGFIWAIVHKSCMRKFRQDRYDASITFTKDNAKLPPWVTVMTESAEITEALLTPELIKAIEQAGHEFEYLIVTDQPTDKPMKIEETAPRKRISLSMNIPSASDAYASTLPLFQQFLGFADKLVASAHFRAEVMRKVRNVRDAEIKKLRRADEEEKAEERKLAAEKQKKEERERILRGMTADEQRKYLDREKEKENRRSTKKITRRA, from the exons ATGTCTGGCATTCTCAAGAATGTGTTTGGCGGCGCCGAGTCGTCCGGTGCGGTCAAGCCCGACGATG AATTCGCGGACTTTGTCGAGGCTCCTCAGCCCTCTCCTGCCTCTATCCTCGGTTCGTCGTCGACACCAGCTGCTTCGCCGAGCGATGGAGCTACCGTTCCCTACACGGCATGGTACCGGGTGTGGGAGCGGACATCGCCCAAGGACTTCATGCAGGAAGCGATGGTCCTGCCCTTTATCATCCTAATCGTCGCTTTCCACCTCTGGGGTACGCGGAAGAACCGACGCAAGGCCAAGGAATGGGCTAAGGCTCACGCGACTGCTCTCCGAAATGAATTTGCGGTGGTCGGATTCGGTGGCCTCCAAGGGGCTGCGACTCCCGAATTGGCTTCTGCAGACAGCTTGCTCAAAGAAAAATCTCCTCAGGAGTTCATCTCTTACGCTACGGGTCGGCAGAATGTTGCCTTTGTTGATATCTCGGTTAAGCTGCCTAAGCGGTACAACCCGGTGACCTACTGGATGGACTATGCGTTCAGCTTCTTCTGGGAGAGCTGGCCTGCCCCTGCTGAGAAGATCGAGGCCACTTCGTATGCATTCGATggcaaggagaaggagctggTTCCCGTTCCCGCTAAGGATCCGTCGTCTTTGAAGGTTAACAACTCGGCTTATGATGGATTTATTTGGGCTATTGTGCACAAGAGTTGTATGCGCAAGTTCCGTCAGGACCGCTACGACGCTTCGATCACTTTTACCAAGGATAACGCCAAGTTGCCTCCCTGGGTGACTGTGATGACGGAGAGTGCTGAGATTACTGAGGCGCTTCTCACTCCCGAGCTGATCAAGGCCATCGAGCAGGCGGGCCATGAGTTTGAGTACTTGATTGTTACTGACCAGCCCACTGACAAGCCGATGAA GATCGAGGAAACCGCTCCCAGGAAGCGTATTAGCCTTTCGATGAATATTCCCTCCGCCTCCGATGCCTACGCCAGTACTCTGCCGCTCTTCCAGCAATTCCTCGGTTTCGCTGACAAACTCGTTGCATCTGCGCACTTCCGTGCCGAGGTGATGCGCAAGGTCCGGAACGTTCGTGATGCCGAAATCAAGAAGCTCCGCCGtgccgacgaagaagagaaagctgAGGAACGCAAGCTCGCTgcggagaagcagaagaaggaagagcgGGAGCGTATCCTCCGTGGTATGACTGCAGACGAGCAGCGCAAATACCTCGATcgcgagaaggagaaggagaacagACGTTCCACGAAGAAGATCACTCGAAGGGCTTAG
- a CDS encoding alpha/beta hydrolase family esterase (CAZy:CE1;~COG:Q;~EggNog:ENOG410PNAK;~InterPro:IPR043595,IPR029058;~SECRETED:SignalP(1-19);~go_function: GO:0030600 - feruloyl esterase activity [Evidence IEA]): MKVTLQLGLLALLGTTITALPAQSQSSASTSPSAAPQPKTTSPGCGKHIPPGHSPGDSYRANMISDDGRNRSYLIHLPSNYTTNRPAPVVIAFHGRGKDPEYMEKLSQFSNEDFNPDAIAVYPQAIVDDYWHVTSGPNDISFTLQLITHLEKNYCIDPTRVYASGKSNGGGFTNDLACDPVASTRIAAFAPVSGGYYQNLTSSEDECDPSSVEIQCNPGRSRVPILEFHGTADTTIPYAGGARHGFCLPTVSHALRQWADRDGLGTSNKTEELWGGHVQKYEFGSGELQGVVTHYRIDGWKHVWPSKHGNYDSSKGTYFDAAPVIMKFFKRWSL; the protein is encoded by the exons ATGAAAGTCACCCTCCAACTGGgcctcctcgccctcctgGGCACAACAATAACCGCCCTCCCAGCCCAATCCCAATCCTCCGCATCAACATCCCCATCCGCCGCTCCCCAACCCAAAACCACATCCCCCGGATGCGGAAAACATATCCCCCCCGGCCACTCCCCCGGCGACAGCTACCGCGCAAACATGATCTCCGACGACGGCCGCAACCGCTCGTACCTAATCCACCTGCCCTCCAACTATACAACCAACAGGCCGGCGCCCGTGGTGATTGCCTTCCACGGCCGCGGCAAAGACCCCGAGTACATGGAGAAGTTGTCGCAGTTTAGCAATGAGGATTTCAACCCGGATGCGATTGCGGTTTACCCGCAGGCTATTGTCGAT GACTACTGGCACGTAACGTCCGGCCCGAACGATATCTCCTTCACCCTACAACTAATCACCCACCTCGAGAAAAACTACTGCATCGACCCCACCCGCGTCTACGCCTCGGGCAAGTCTAACGGCGGCGGCTTCACCAACGACCTCGCCTGCGACCCCGTCGCCTCCACCCGCATCGCCGCCTTCGCCCCCGTCTCCGGCGGGTACTACCAGAACCTAACCTCTTCAGAAGACGAATGTGACCCGAGTAGTGTGGAAATCCAGTGCAATCCGGGACGTAGCCGGGTGCCGATTCTGGAATTCCATGGGACGGCTGATACGACGATCCCGTATGCGGGAGGGGCGAGGCATGGGTTTTGTTTGCCGACGGTGTCGCATGCGTTGCGGCAGTGGGCTGATCGGGATGGGTTGGGGACTAGTAATAAGACGGAGGAGTTGTGGGGTGGACATGTGCAGAAGTATGAGTTTGGCAGTGGGGAGTTGCAGGGAGTCGTTACGCATTATCGGATTGATGGCTGGAAGCATGTGTGGCCGAGTAAGCATGGGAACTATGATAGTTCCAAAGGGACGTACTTCGATGCCGCGCCGGTTATCATGAAGTTCTTCAAGAGGTGGTCGCTGTGA
- the SEO1 gene encoding MFS transporter (Seo1) (COG:G;~EggNog:ENOG410PFST;~InterPro:IPR011701,IPR036259;~PFAM:PF07690;~TransMembrane:11 (o102-119i126-145o157-176i188-207o222-242i291-316o331-350i357-377o383-405i417-439o451-471i);~go_function: GO:0022857 - transmembrane transporter activity [Evidence IEA];~go_process: GO:0055085 - transmembrane transport [Evidence IEA]), which translates to MARIDFCRLKNGRCAATAEMVSHQVVFRRRYQGGTTSHPEARSLDRPLCFFGILDEVHRPGQHKYAILPILMDPAHNLDNAYVSGVQTDLNLHGNELVQLQTMYTLGAVLGQIPFAYLFTKFPMSWLIPFLDIAWGIFTLLQYRVTSYSELAAYRFLVGWFEAAFFPGMHYIFGAWYRGDEIARRGGVFYVGLTLGTLTASLIQAGASSRLDGVNGLAGWRWMYIICAVITIPIGILGYFILPGTPDKPNKLILKDRDIEVAQNRLKRAGHGIAGTFKWKTPIDILRNWKFWAFLWLDIFFWNACYNTNAGGYLLWLKSLDRYSTSKVNELNAIAPALGIFYTLFICFASDLVLGPAWAITVAHTWNIVGLIILVVWKVPESSLWFAFATTYSSVAMSSVLYGWMNSELRYSPIVRAVVLVTTTVIAQSTTIWTPLLVFKTVEGPRFTKGYSFVLANAICLILTAHLIRYLTTREGKRRNSEIEGQDSVGSGEDAQDPEAVNYTVHPK; encoded by the exons ATGGCAAGAATAGACTTTTGCAGACTCAAAAATGGCCGATGTGCAGCAACGGCGGAAATGGTATCACATCAAGTGGTTTTCCGACGACGATACCAAGGAGGAACGACGTCTCATCCTGAAGCTCGATCTCTTGATCGTCCCTTATGCTTTTTTGGCATACTGGACGAAGTACATCGACCAGGCCAACATAAGTATGCAATACTTCCCATCCTAATGGATCCTGCTCACAATCTAGACAATGCCTATGTTTCCGGGGTCCAGACAGACCTGAACCTCCACGGAAATGAACTCGTCCAGCTGCAGACCATGTACACACTTGGTGCTGTGCTGGGCCAGATTCCCTTTGCCTATCTGTTCACCAAGTTCCCGATGTCATGGCTTATTCCGTTTCTCGATATTGCATGGGGCATTTTTACGCTGTTGCAATATCGGGTTACTTCATACTCGGAGCTAGCTGCGTATCGGTTTCTAGTTGGATGGTTCGAGGCAGCTTTCTTTCCAGGAATGCATTACATCTTTG GAGCCTGGTATCGCGGCGATGAAATTGCCCGTCGAGGCGGCGTCTTCTATGTTGGACTCACACTAGGTACACTAACCGCAAGTTTGATCCAAGCCGGTGCTTCATCAAGACTCGATGGCGTCAATGGCCTCGCTGGCTGGCGATGGATGTATATCATTTGTGCCGTCATCACAATTCCCATTGGTATCCTCGGCTACTTCATCTTACCTGGCACCCCAGACAAGCCAAACAAGCTCATCTTGAAGGATCGCGACATTGAAGTTGCGCAGAATCGATTGAAGCGCGCTGGTCACGGTATCGCCGGCACATTCAAATGGAAGACGCCCATCGATATCCTGCGGAACTGGAAGTTCTGGGCATTCCTCTGGCTAGACATCTTCTTTTGGAACGCATGCTACAACACCAACGCCGGAGGTTACCTTCTCTGGCTGAAGAGTCTGGACAGATATTCCACCAGCAAAGTCAATGAACTGAACGCCATAGCCCCAGCACTGGGTATCTTTTACACCCTCTTCATATGCTTCGCATCCGACCTCGTCCTGGGCCCAGCCTGGGCCATCACAGTCGCGCACACCTGGAACATCGTCGGCCTAATCATCCTAGTCGTGTGGAAAGTCCCCGAATCCTCCCTTTGGTTCGCATTCGCGACGACATACTCATCTGTCGCCATGTCGAGTGTTCTGTACGGCTGGATGAATAGTGAACTCCGGTACTCACCCATCGTACGGGCTGTAGTCCTGGTGACTACCACCGTCATTGCCCAGTCTACGACTATCTGGACTCCTTTGCTGGTGTTCAAGACGGTTGAGGGGCCGCGGTTTACGAAGGGGTATTCGTTTGTGCTTGCGAATGCTATTTGTTTAATTTTGACGGCGCATCTTATTCGATATTTGACTACGCGGGAGGG AAAAAGACGCAACAGCGAAATCGAGGGACAAGACTCCGTGGGGAGCGGAGAAGATGCTCAAGACCCGGAAGCTGTGAACTATACTGTTCATCCGAAATGA